The proteins below are encoded in one region of Gadus macrocephalus chromosome 14, ASM3116895v1:
- the LOC132472081 gene encoding tetraspanin-18-like isoform X2, whose amino-acid sequence MGHREEPASQSAMEGDCLSCMKYLMFIFNFFIFLGGSFLLGVGLWVLLDPMGFREIVAANPLLFTGVYIILALGGLLFLLGFLGCCGAIRENKCLLLFFFMLILFIFLTELAAAILAFLFREHLTREYFTRELKRHYQGHNNTDVFTSTWNAIMTTFDCCGVSSPEDFEESLFRLISPRKAVPEACCQRNRFLGDVEHVSLEQCLSGTMAFRHNKGCYSAVVDYFETYIYMAGALAIVVLTIELFAMVFAMCLFRGIQ is encoded by the exons ATG ggccaCAGGGAGGAACCAGCATCACAGTCAGCCATGGAAGGGGACTGCCTCAGCTGCATGAAGTACCTCATGTTCATTTTCAACTTCTTCATCTTT CTGGGTGGGTCCTTCCTGCTGGGAGTGGGTCTGTGGGTGCTGCTGGACCCCATGGGCTTTAGGGAGATTGTGGCAGCCAACCCCCTGCTGTTCACGGGGGTCTACATCATCCTGGCCCTGGGGGGCCTGCTCTTCCTGCTTGGCTTCCTGGGCTGCTGCGGGGCCATCCGGGAGAACAAATGTCTGCTGCTCTTT TTCTTCATGCTCATCCTTTTCATCTTCCTGACTGAGCTAGCAGCGGCCATTTTGGCCTTCCTCTTCCGAGAGCAT ttgaccAGAGAGTACTTCACCAGGGAGCTGAAGCGTCACTATCAAGGCCACAACAACACAGATGTGTTCACTTCCACGTGGAACGCCATCATGACCACG TTTGACTGCTGTGGCGTAAGCAGCCCAGAAGACTTTGAGGAGAGTCTCTTCAGGCTCATCAGTCCCAGGAAGGCGGTGCCCGAGGCCTGTTGTCAGAGGAACCGTTTCCTTGGAGACGTGGAGCACGTGAGCCTGGAGCAGTGCTTGAGCGGCACCATGGCCTTCCGACACAACAAG GGTTGTTACTCAGCCGTGGTGGACTACTTTGAGACTTACATCTACATGGCGGGTGCCCTGGCCATTGTGGTGCTGACTATTGAA CTATTTGCCATGGTGTTCGCCATGTGTCTGTTCCGAGGAATCCAGTAA
- the LOC132472081 gene encoding tetraspanin-18-like isoform X1, with the protein MSVFVFVCVCVCVCVCVCVCVCVCVCVCVCVCVCVCVCVCVQGHREEPASQSAMEGDCLSCMKYLMFIFNFFIFLGGSFLLGVGLWVLLDPMGFREIVAANPLLFTGVYIILALGGLLFLLGFLGCCGAIRENKCLLLFFFMLILFIFLTELAAAILAFLFREHLTREYFTRELKRHYQGHNNTDVFTSTWNAIMTTFDCCGVSSPEDFEESLFRLISPRKAVPEACCQRNRFLGDVEHVSLEQCLSGTMAFRHNKGCYSAVVDYFETYIYMAGALAIVVLTIELFAMVFAMCLFRGIQ; encoded by the exons atgtctgtgtttgtgtttgtgtgtgtgtgtgtgtgtgtgtgtgtgtgtgtgtgtgtgtgtgtgtgtgtgtgtgtgtgtgtgtgtgtgtgtgtgtgtgtgtgtgtgtgtgtgtgtgtgtgtgttcagggccaCAGGGAGGAACCAGCATCACAGTCAGCCATGGAAGGGGACTGCCTCAGCTGCATGAAGTACCTCATGTTCATTTTCAACTTCTTCATCTTT CTGGGTGGGTCCTTCCTGCTGGGAGTGGGTCTGTGGGTGCTGCTGGACCCCATGGGCTTTAGGGAGATTGTGGCAGCCAACCCCCTGCTGTTCACGGGGGTCTACATCATCCTGGCCCTGGGGGGCCTGCTCTTCCTGCTTGGCTTCCTGGGCTGCTGCGGGGCCATCCGGGAGAACAAATGTCTGCTGCTCTTT TTCTTCATGCTCATCCTTTTCATCTTCCTGACTGAGCTAGCAGCGGCCATTTTGGCCTTCCTCTTCCGAGAGCAT ttgaccAGAGAGTACTTCACCAGGGAGCTGAAGCGTCACTATCAAGGCCACAACAACACAGATGTGTTCACTTCCACGTGGAACGCCATCATGACCACG TTTGACTGCTGTGGCGTAAGCAGCCCAGAAGACTTTGAGGAGAGTCTCTTCAGGCTCATCAGTCCCAGGAAGGCGGTGCCCGAGGCCTGTTGTCAGAGGAACCGTTTCCTTGGAGACGTGGAGCACGTGAGCCTGGAGCAGTGCTTGAGCGGCACCATGGCCTTCCGACACAACAAG GGTTGTTACTCAGCCGTGGTGGACTACTTTGAGACTTACATCTACATGGCGGGTGCCCTGGCCATTGTGGTGCTGACTATTGAA CTATTTGCCATGGTGTTCGCCATGTGTCTGTTCCGAGGAATCCAGTAA
- the LOC132472081 gene encoding tetraspanin-18-like isoform X3, producing MEGDCLSCMKYLMFIFNFFIFLGGSFLLGVGLWVLLDPMGFREIVAANPLLFTGVYIILALGGLLFLLGFLGCCGAIRENKCLLLFFFMLILFIFLTELAAAILAFLFREHLTREYFTRELKRHYQGHNNTDVFTSTWNAIMTTFDCCGVSSPEDFEESLFRLISPRKAVPEACCQRNRFLGDVEHVSLEQCLSGTMAFRHNKGCYSAVVDYFETYIYMAGALAIVVLTIELFAMVFAMCLFRGIQ from the exons ATGGAAGGGGACTGCCTCAGCTGCATGAAGTACCTCATGTTCATTTTCAACTTCTTCATCTTT CTGGGTGGGTCCTTCCTGCTGGGAGTGGGTCTGTGGGTGCTGCTGGACCCCATGGGCTTTAGGGAGATTGTGGCAGCCAACCCCCTGCTGTTCACGGGGGTCTACATCATCCTGGCCCTGGGGGGCCTGCTCTTCCTGCTTGGCTTCCTGGGCTGCTGCGGGGCCATCCGGGAGAACAAATGTCTGCTGCTCTTT TTCTTCATGCTCATCCTTTTCATCTTCCTGACTGAGCTAGCAGCGGCCATTTTGGCCTTCCTCTTCCGAGAGCAT ttgaccAGAGAGTACTTCACCAGGGAGCTGAAGCGTCACTATCAAGGCCACAACAACACAGATGTGTTCACTTCCACGTGGAACGCCATCATGACCACG TTTGACTGCTGTGGCGTAAGCAGCCCAGAAGACTTTGAGGAGAGTCTCTTCAGGCTCATCAGTCCCAGGAAGGCGGTGCCCGAGGCCTGTTGTCAGAGGAACCGTTTCCTTGGAGACGTGGAGCACGTGAGCCTGGAGCAGTGCTTGAGCGGCACCATGGCCTTCCGACACAACAAG GGTTGTTACTCAGCCGTGGTGGACTACTTTGAGACTTACATCTACATGGCGGGTGCCCTGGCCATTGTGGTGCTGACTATTGAA CTATTTGCCATGGTGTTCGCCATGTGTCTGTTCCGAGGAATCCAGTAA